In Methanosarcina siciliae T4/M, one genomic interval encodes:
- a CDS encoding PDGLE domain-containing protein, translating into MSGNSNMKFLYAGIAIALLLSVLAPFLASSDPDGLESAAGGIVEESKMSAIEEMEPAVSSPMPDYAIEGMGKSGEVLAIAVGTIAVLAISFGFGKVFNKKA; encoded by the coding sequence ATGAGCGGAAACTCTAATATGAAATTCCTTTACGCCGGAATTGCAATTGCGCTTTTGCTTTCAGTTCTTGCTCCTTTTCTTGCATCTTCCGACCCTGACGGACTGGAAAGTGCGGCTGGAGGGATAGTTGAAGAATCGAAAATGTCCGCAATTGAAGAAATGGAACCTGCAGTAAGTTCTCCTATGCCTGATTATGCAATTGAAGGTATGGGAAAAAGCGGAGAAGTCCTGGCGATTGCAGTGGGCACGATTGCAGTACTGGCAATAAGCTTCGGTTTTGGAAAGGTTTTTAATAAAAAAGCCTGA
- the cbiM gene encoding cobalt transporter CbiM, with protein MPLSQAIVYWIIALPFIIMSMKWAKNDLDEMKVPVLAALAAGIFAIQAMNIPIGMGTSGHMVGATLVAIVFGSPLAGVLVLTLVLLVQGFAFGDGGITTMGANILNMGIISGFVGYYTYVALRKITGTSIAAFGGAWLGLFISAIVCAVQMWIAGTFPLVPGLIAMGTYHLIIGFVGEGLITAVVITAIAKSRPDLLEDDFTVKSEKSKKEAHA; from the coding sequence ATGCCGTTAAGCCAGGCAATTGTCTATTGGATAATTGCCCTTCCATTTATAATAATGTCAATGAAGTGGGCAAAAAATGATCTTGACGAAATGAAAGTGCCCGTTCTTGCCGCCCTTGCAGCAGGGATCTTTGCTATCCAGGCTATGAATATTCCCATAGGGATGGGGACAAGTGGACACATGGTAGGAGCAACCCTTGTTGCCATCGTCTTCGGAAGCCCCTTGGCTGGTGTACTTGTACTCACACTCGTGCTGCTTGTACAGGGTTTTGCCTTCGGAGATGGCGGGATCACTACAATGGGTGCAAATATCCTTAACATGGGCATCATTTCCGGGTTTGTCGGATATTATACCTATGTTGCTCTTCGCAAGATTACAGGCACAAGCATTGCAGCCTTCGGAGGCGCGTGGCTAGGGCTATTTATCTCGGCAATTGTTTGCGCAGTTCAGATGTGGATTGCAGGGACTTTCCCCCTTGTTCCGGGTCTCATTGCAATGGGAACCTATCATCTGATAATTGGTTTTGTCGGTGAAGGGCTGATAACTGCAGTTGTAATCACAGCGATTGCAAAATCCCGCCCCGATCTCCTTGAAGACGATTTCACTGTAAAGTCGGAGAAATCCAAGAAGGAGGCTCATGCATGA
- a CDS encoding class I SAM-dependent methyltransferase, producing MCITIFSLLHGGIFIDCKEVIANYWNFRSSTYTNGVNGFDEEERTIWKQNFEKSLVSGKRLKVLDVGTGTGFLALLFAEMGHKVTGIDLSEGMLEKAKRNADNMGLEIDLFHGDAESLPFEDCSFDLVVNKYLLWTLQEPSYAVREWQRVLKPGGMIFAIDGNWFDPRPDRYIKRMLSELIESLAKKKQYNRIFKNSYAPIRNSLPLYEKISPESISLLFSETGLVNTAINPLLEVRKFQRNRHPFSQRLFENNSIFLISGQKI from the coding sequence TTGTGTATTACAATATTCTCATTATTACATGGAGGAATATTTATCGACTGTAAGGAAGTTATTGCCAATTACTGGAATTTCAGGTCTTCCACTTACACAAACGGAGTAAACGGTTTTGATGAGGAAGAGCGAACGATCTGGAAACAAAACTTTGAAAAATCCCTGGTTTCCGGCAAGCGTTTAAAAGTACTGGATGTGGGAACAGGCACAGGCTTTCTAGCCCTCCTTTTTGCCGAGATGGGACATAAAGTAACAGGCATAGACCTGTCCGAAGGAATGCTCGAAAAAGCAAAGCGTAACGCCGATAACATGGGCCTAGAAATTGATCTCTTCCATGGGGACGCGGAAAGCCTGCCTTTCGAAGATTGCTCTTTTGACCTGGTTGTGAACAAATACCTGCTCTGGACCCTCCAGGAGCCTTCCTATGCTGTTCGCGAATGGCAGCGAGTCCTTAAACCGGGAGGCATGATTTTTGCCATAGATGGCAACTGGTTTGATCCCCGTCCGGACAGGTACATCAAAAGGATGCTTTCCGAGTTGATAGAAAGCCTTGCGAAGAAAAAACAGTACAACCGGATTTTCAAGAACTCTTACGCTCCGATAAGGAATTCTCTTCCCCTCTATGAGAAAATAAGCCCGGAAAGTATCTCTCTTCTCTTTTCCGAAACAGGACTTGTGAACACTGCAATCAATCCTCTCCTAGAGGTGCGTAAGTTTCAAAGAAATCGGCACCCGTTTTCACAGAGGCTGTTTGAGAATAACTCCATATTTCTGATATCGGGGCAGAAAATTTAA
- a CDS encoding nicotianamine synthase family protein: MHFYDNIKNRDLSTIAESNLKELYEIFSELDELGHLDVDSTICEFVLQDPVIRALLPSVHSSYSSYFSLHEIQLARKILDNENPWEILESFSLYPRYENLINTQFQNSTRIKVLAFIGCGPLPVTLLLFSKLYGIHCIGIDKDPEAVALAKSCVKHFGLEKEISIIEGDENMLSELEWDAVLIAALAEPKPRIFQNLHTIIKKKKFENDKPISVCYRSYTGMRQLFYWPVLPEHTRGFRKINEINPSCGANNTLIFLECE; encoded by the coding sequence TTGCATTTTTACGACAATATTAAAAACCGTGATCTAAGTACAATTGCAGAATCAAATCTGAAAGAGCTCTATGAGATATTTTCCGAGCTAGATGAGCTGGGGCATCTGGACGTTGACAGCACGATTTGTGAGTTTGTGCTTCAGGACCCTGTAATTAGGGCCTTACTTCCTTCAGTCCATTCCAGCTACAGCAGTTATTTTAGCCTTCATGAAATCCAGCTTGCACGAAAAATTCTTGACAATGAAAACCCCTGGGAAATACTCGAATCCTTTTCCCTGTATCCGAGATATGAAAATCTGATCAACACCCAGTTCCAGAATTCCACCCGAATTAAAGTGCTGGCCTTTATAGGCTGTGGCCCCCTTCCTGTCACCCTGCTGCTATTCAGTAAACTGTACGGCATTCACTGCATTGGAATAGACAAAGACCCAGAAGCAGTAGCTCTGGCAAAAAGCTGTGTAAAGCACTTTGGTCTTGAAAAAGAAATCAGTATTATTGAAGGGGATGAGAATATGCTTTCGGAACTCGAATGGGACGCCGTGCTCATAGCAGCTCTTGCTGAACCGAAGCCGCGTATTTTCCAGAATCTCCATACAATAATCAAAAAGAAAAAATTCGAGAATGATAAGCCTATTTCCGTGTGTTACCGTAGCTATACGGGCATGAGGCAGCTATTCTACTGGCCTGTCCTTCCTGAGCATACCCGGGGTTTTCGGAAAATAAATGAAATAAACCCTTCCTGTGGGGCAAACAACACCCTCATCTTCCTGGAGTGTGAATAA
- a CDS encoding nicotianamine synthase family protein, with protein sequence MGQTTPSSSWSVNNIPKIETASLIAELRQISALVKSSGEEDIQEDSASELQVLFNRLDELAALEVNEKSIDTILKSPDFDFLVDSISRFRFLYNLKLENEKAKSLLESSDPWETLRNFTFYSNYLQLARTEYTGSGIKPGNCILFLGSGPLPLSLIVLCHEYGLFGIGIEQDEKRAKLSREVIACLGLSESIKIVEGNHFNLPLETRCYLYMVAAQAEPKKEVFDHLAKILPGGTKVSYRLYEKGLRRVMDGSSLFEPPSGFEEYLRVQPKPPVNNTVVFLKRR encoded by the coding sequence GTGGGGCAAACAACACCCTCATCTTCCTGGAGTGTGAATAACATTCCAAAAATCGAGACTGCTTCCTTAATTGCCGAACTTCGGCAGATTTCTGCTCTGGTAAAGAGCTCTGGAGAAGAGGATATTCAGGAGGATTCCGCGAGTGAGCTGCAGGTACTATTTAACAGGCTGGATGAACTCGCAGCCCTGGAAGTAAATGAAAAGTCTATTGATACAATCCTTAAAAGTCCGGATTTTGATTTTCTGGTAGATTCAATTTCCCGATTCCGGTTTTTATACAATCTGAAACTTGAAAACGAAAAAGCAAAAAGCCTTCTTGAAAGCTCGGACCCGTGGGAAACTCTCCGGAATTTTACATTTTATTCGAACTACTTGCAGCTTGCCAGGACCGAATATACAGGTTCCGGTATAAAACCCGGAAATTGCATCCTATTTCTTGGAAGCGGCCCTCTCCCTCTGAGTCTGATAGTACTCTGCCACGAATACGGCCTTTTCGGAATCGGAATAGAGCAGGACGAAAAAAGGGCAAAGCTTTCGAGAGAGGTGATTGCCTGTCTCGGACTTTCCGAAAGCATCAAAATAGTTGAAGGAAACCACTTCAACCTACCCCTTGAAACCAGATGTTACCTTTATATGGTCGCCGCTCAGGCTGAACCCAAAAAGGAGGTGTTCGACCACCTGGCAAAAATTCTTCCCGGAGGAACTAAGGTCTCCTACCGCCTCTACGAAAAGGGACTCCGAAGAGTTATGGACGGGAGTTCCCTCTTTGAGCCGCCTTCAGGGTTTGAAGAATATCTCAGGGTTCAGCCGAAACCTCCAGTTAATAATACGGTTGTATTTCTTAAACGAAGATAA
- a CDS encoding MEDS domain-containing protein: MGMGTNNRSSGIDIIGDIHWGVHLCQFYQTKEDLMDILVPYFKAGLEGNEFCLWITSQPPDVEEAKKALRNYSPDIDVYLEKGQIEIITRTHWLPEEGTFDLEGLLNGLVGKLNEALANGYDGLRLSVNNPLLEKENRNDIVYLKEKLDNIIENCQIMALCTYFLDRYSAIEIIDIAVNHRFSLIKREGIWERIGNPGCRKVEKSAICAVQNAEVESRESYDYLEELVKESTMQLEKAYKRLKESEIDLSEAQKMAHIGSWKWDIVSDELCWSDEMYHIFGCTPGKSGLSHNDVLTQLHPDDREYVDNAVKRALKGDPFSIDHRIISADGEERIVHSHGEVIFDGKNTPIRMKGTLQDITERTKIEDSLILSEERYRSFIQNFTGIAFQQDEDLNLEFVKGNVEEITGYSEEELISKKRWRKIVEKEDLPLFLKKEREIKNARSPHYGKLSYRIRCKDEKIKWVHEVYQKIPGKNGRSDNHQSTITDVTERIKAKENLVKIEDARKKEIHHRIKNNLQVISSLLDLQAEKFSHKKAVTTPEILEAFRESQNRVISMSLIHEELYKGEGTDTLDFSVYLQKLAENLLQTYSLCSKNVQLFLDLEENAFFNMDTAVPLGIIVNELVSNSLKHAFTEKEGDIRIRLCREKLDPEINKSLFSLIISDNGKGISENVALESVESLGLQLVNILVDQVDGEIELKKVEGTKFRITFWVTEDHKPG, from the coding sequence ATGGGGATGGGAACGAACAATAGGAGTTCTGGCATCGATATTATTGGAGACATTCACTGGGGAGTTCACCTGTGCCAGTTCTATCAAACCAAAGAAGATTTGATGGATATACTTGTTCCCTATTTTAAAGCAGGGTTGGAAGGTAACGAATTTTGTCTCTGGATCACGTCACAACCTCCCGATGTAGAAGAAGCAAAAAAAGCTTTGAGGAATTATTCCCCGGATATTGATGTTTATCTGGAGAAAGGTCAAATTGAAATCATTACCCGTACGCATTGGCTTCCTGAAGAGGGTACTTTTGATCTGGAGGGGCTATTAAACGGATTGGTCGGGAAACTTAACGAAGCTCTTGCCAATGGCTATGACGGTTTGAGATTGTCCGTGAATAATCCCTTGCTGGAAAAAGAAAACCGGAATGATATTGTTTACCTCAAAGAAAAACTGGATAACATCATAGAGAACTGCCAGATAATGGCGCTATGCACTTATTTTCTCGACAGGTACAGCGCAATCGAGATAATTGACATTGCAGTAAATCATCGATTCTCTTTGATAAAAAGAGAGGGTATATGGGAGCGGATAGGAAATCCCGGGTGCAGAAAAGTAGAAAAATCCGCTATTTGCGCTGTACAAAATGCAGAAGTTGAATCGAGAGAATCATACGATTATTTAGAAGAATTAGTTAAAGAGAGCACAATGCAGCTTGAAAAGGCTTACAAACGATTGAAAGAGAGTGAAATAGATCTTTCTGAAGCTCAAAAAATGGCTCATATTGGAAGCTGGAAATGGGATATTGTAAGTGATGAACTCTGCTGGTCTGATGAAATGTATCATATTTTTGGGTGTACTCCTGGAAAATCTGGTTTATCGCACAATGATGTTTTAACTCAATTACACCCCGACGATCGGGAATATGTGGATAATGCCGTTAAAAGAGCTTTAAAAGGAGACCCCTTTAGCATTGATCACAGGATCATCTCAGCTGATGGAGAAGAGCGCATAGTCCATTCACATGGAGAAGTTATTTTTGATGGAAAAAATACTCCCATTAGAATGAAGGGAACCCTCCAGGACATTACGGAGCGTACTAAAATTGAAGACTCGCTTATATTAAGCGAGGAAAGGTACCGTTCTTTTATACAGAACTTTACAGGGATTGCTTTTCAGCAAGACGAGGATCTCAACCTGGAGTTTGTAAAAGGGAACGTAGAAGAAATTACAGGGTACAGTGAAGAAGAATTAATATCTAAAAAGCGGTGGAGAAAAATTGTTGAGAAGGAAGATCTGCCTTTATTCCTCAAAAAAGAAAGAGAGATCAAAAATGCCCGCTCTCCACATTATGGGAAACTTAGCTACAGAATAAGGTGTAAGGACGAAAAAATAAAATGGGTGCATGAAGTATATCAGAAGATTCCGGGCAAGAATGGGAGGTCTGACAATCATCAGAGCACAATAACCGACGTCACCGAGAGAATAAAAGCAAAAGAAAACCTGGTGAAAATTGAGGATGCCAGGAAAAAAGAAATCCACCACAGAATAAAAAACAACTTACAGGTAATCTCTTCTCTTCTTGACCTTCAGGCTGAAAAGTTCAGTCATAAGAAGGCAGTTACTACTCCGGAAATTCTTGAAGCTTTCAGGGAAAGTCAGAACCGTGTAATCTCAATGTCCCTGATACACGAAGAACTCTATAAAGGAGAAGGAACCGATACTCTGGACTTTTCAGTATATCTCCAAAAATTGGCTGAAAATCTTCTCCAGACCTACAGCCTTTGTAGTAAAAATGTTCAACTGTTCCTGGATCTGGAAGAAAATGCCTTCTTCAATATGGATACCGCTGTCCCGTTAGGAATAATTGTTAACGAACTCGTTTCGAATTCTCTCAAACATGCCTTTACTGAAAAAGAGGGAGATATTCGAATCCGGCTTTGCAGGGAAAAACTGGATCCCGAAATAAACAAATCCCTTTTCAGCCTGATAATTTCAGATAATGGGAAAGGAATTTCTGAAAACGTAGCGTTAGAAAGTGTCGAATCCCTGGGCTTGCAGCTAGTAAATATCCTTGTTGATCAGGTTGATGGAGAAATAGAGCTTAAGAAAGTAGAGGGGACGAAATTCAGAATTACATTTTGGGTCACGGAAGATCATAAGCCCGGATAA
- the cbiQ gene encoding cobalt ECF transporter T component CbiQ — MVTLTDIERESYKNSPIHRLDPRVKLLFSIAIIIYVVSLPRIHENNMVRLFAIEVYLLVLVLVAGLDLRYFFLRILAILPFGLGIALIQPFLRPAFIENYTVYPLDLPFGLSITYEGLAFGSSLLAKFLVCITSIVLLSSTTRLKDMVSAADRIGIPREFTLLLSMMVRYLFLFLSVLKRIRVAQQTRLFDIWNKDVPRKWVIEQVGNSMSSIFIRSYEQGERTYISMLCRGYGSGHEKSYYRTKIRTPDVLFLLLSAGCILYIHLYV, encoded by the coding sequence ATGGTAACTCTCACTGATATTGAACGTGAATCCTACAAAAACAGTCCCATACACAGGCTTGATCCCCGGGTAAAATTGCTTTTTTCGATTGCGATAATCATTTACGTGGTTAGCCTGCCTAGGATTCACGAGAATAATATGGTTCGCCTTTTTGCCATAGAAGTTTATTTGCTGGTTCTTGTGCTTGTTGCCGGGCTGGATTTAAGGTATTTTTTCCTCCGCATTCTTGCGATTTTACCCTTCGGGCTTGGAATTGCCCTTATCCAGCCTTTCCTGAGACCTGCCTTTATAGAAAATTATACGGTTTACCCTCTTGACCTGCCTTTCGGGCTTAGCATAACCTATGAGGGACTCGCCTTTGGGAGCTCTCTGCTTGCGAAATTTCTGGTCTGCATAACATCCATCGTCCTACTCTCTTCCACCACGCGGCTGAAAGATATGGTTTCAGCAGCCGACAGGATAGGCATCCCGAGGGAATTTACGCTGCTTCTGAGCATGATGGTGCGCTATCTCTTCCTTTTCTTGTCCGTCCTCAAAAGGATAAGGGTTGCACAGCAGACAAGGCTCTTTGACATCTGGAATAAAGATGTGCCGAGGAAATGGGTCATCGAGCAGGTGGGAAACAGCATGAGCTCAATCTTCATCCGCTCCTATGAGCAGGGAGAAAGGACCTATATCAGCATGCTTTGCAGGGGCTACGGAAGCGGGCACGAAAAATCGTATTACAGGACTAAAATCAGAACCCCAGATGTCCTTTTTCTGCTCCTGAGTGCAGGTTGTATATTATATATTCATCTTTATGTCTGA
- a CDS encoding ATP-binding cassette domain-containing protein: MITPKTKTSLEEVNRASETSVIPILEIKDLCYRYPHLDSNALDKINLKIFKGERVAVLGANGAGKSTLFKHLNGILRPLSGEVQVKGEIITKKNVRMCRETVGIVFQDPDDQVLAPSVEEDIAFGPINMGLSRVEVEKRVKEALEMVGLTGFEERAPHHLSGGQKKLVAIAGILAMRPEVIVLDEPTAGLDPLSSARILELIMKMNRKLGITLLLSTHDVDVVPYFAERVFVLHHGNLEADGSPDEIFNDSNLLGKAHLRLPRVAEVFEMLQQEGLDVNIQITAEKARDEILRLVRDRKSVGLIESRKEGSFSENL, translated from the coding sequence CCTATCCTTGAAATCAAAGACCTTTGCTATAGATATCCTCATCTTGATTCAAACGCCCTTGATAAAATCAACTTGAAAATATTTAAAGGGGAGAGAGTTGCCGTGCTCGGGGCTAACGGGGCAGGAAAATCAACTCTTTTTAAGCACCTCAACGGGATCCTGCGCCCTCTTTCCGGAGAGGTCCAGGTAAAAGGAGAAATAATTACTAAAAAGAATGTCCGGATGTGCAGAGAGACCGTGGGCATAGTTTTTCAGGACCCCGATGACCAGGTGCTTGCTCCTAGTGTTGAAGAAGACATAGCTTTTGGGCCTATCAATATGGGGCTGTCCAGAGTAGAGGTTGAAAAGAGAGTAAAGGAAGCCCTGGAAATGGTGGGACTTACGGGTTTTGAAGAAAGAGCCCCTCACCACCTGAGCGGGGGGCAGAAGAAACTTGTGGCAATTGCAGGCATCCTGGCCATGCGTCCTGAAGTTATCGTGCTCGACGAGCCGACAGCAGGCCTTGACCCTCTGAGTTCTGCCCGCATCCTTGAGTTGATTATGAAAATGAATCGGAAGCTTGGGATCACCCTGCTTCTTTCCACTCATGACGTGGATGTCGTTCCTTATTTTGCAGAAAGGGTTTTCGTACTCCACCATGGAAATCTTGAAGCTGATGGAAGCCCGGATGAGATCTTTAACGATTCCAATCTACTGGGGAAAGCTCACCTCAGGCTTCCGAGAGTGGCTGAAGTATTCGAAATGCTCCAGCAGGAAGGACTCGATGTAAACATACAGATTACAGCCGAAAAAGCCAGAGATGAGATCCTGCGGCTCGTACGGGACAGAAAATCGGTGGGATTGATTGAAAGCCGAAAAGAAGGCTCCTTCTCGGAGAATCTATAA